The following coding sequences are from one Triticum aestivum cultivar Chinese Spring chromosome 5A, IWGSC CS RefSeq v2.1, whole genome shotgun sequence window:
- the LOC123103683 gene encoding alpha,alpha-trehalose-phosphate synthase [UDP-forming] 6: protein MASRSYSNLLELAGGADRDQPLPSLGQPRIPRVMTASGIVPGLDRSDAPADADADAASVASDDQPDQPPRERTIIVANQLPIRACRGADGAWEFSWDQDSLLRQLKEALRAHQGRAHMDFVYIGGLRDDIPAEEQDKVALELYDRFRCVPAFLPDDLRSRFYHGFCKQQLWPLFHYMLPLSPELGGRFDRDLWKAYLSVNKIFTDKIMEVINPEEDFVWVHDYHLMLLPTFLRKKFNRVRLGFFLHSPFPSSEIYKTLPVREEVLRALLNADLIGFHTFDYARHFLSCCSRMLGMKYESQRGYIGLEYYGRTVTVKILPVGIHLTQLQAVLNLPETGLKVAELMKEFPDPHRIMMLGVDDMDIFKGISLKLLAFEELLTQHPEYRGKVVLVQIANPARGKGKDVKEVQDESYAMVKRINEAFGQPDYQPVILIDRPLHFYERMAYYVVADCCLVTAVRDGMNLIPYEYIIARQGNEKIDRILGLSPFTRKKSMLVVSEFIGCSPSLSGAIRVNPWNIESVAEAMDKALHTGEGEQALRHEKHHKFVSTHDVGYWANSFLQDLARTCQDHNKRRCWAIGFGLRFRVVALDTSFKKLAAEHLVSAYRKATTRAILLDYDGTLMPQSLFGKMPSPETIDMLNSLCRDEKNMVLIASTKTRETLSEWFSACEDLGLAAEHGYFIRLERDAEWETCGLSTDFSWKQIVEPVMKTYTETTDGSIIEDKETAIVWCYEDADHDFGSCQAKELHDHLESVLSNEPVSVKADLHYVEVKPQGVSKGLVAKRMLSTMQELGLQPDFILCVGDDRSDEDMFEVITTAVDGPYLSPSATVFACTIGQKPSKAKYYLDEPADIKRMIRALASVSDQELAMEEGEDPPYPFLAGDGTSSDDTWLD, encoded by the exons ATGGCGTCGAGATCCTACTCCAACCTCTTGGAGCTCGCCGGCGGGGCTGACCGCGACCAGCCGCTGCCGTCCCTCGGGCAGCCGCGGATACCGCGGGTGATGACGGCGTCTGGCATTGTGCCCGGCCTTGACCGCTCCGACGCCCCAgctgacgccgacgccgacgccgcctcgGTGGCCTCCGACGACCAACCCGACCAGCCGCCGCGGGAGCGCACCATCATCGTGGCCAACCAGCTCCCCATCCGCGCCTGCCGCGGCGCCGACGGCGCCTGGGAGTTCTCCTGGGACCAGGACAGCCTCCTGCGGCAGCTCAAGGAGGCTCTGCGCGCGCACCAGGGCCGCGCCCACATGGACTTCGTCTACATCGGCGGCCTGCGCGACGACATCCCGGCGGAGGAGCAGGACAAGGTCGCGCTCGAGCTCTACGACCGCTTCCGCTGCGTGCCCGCCTTCCTGCCGGACGACCTCCGCTCCCGCTTCTACCACGGCTTCTGCAAGCAGCAGCTGTGGCCACTGTTCCATTACATGCTGCCACTGTCGCCCGAGCTCGGCGGCCGCTTTGACCGCGACCTGTGGAAGGCCTACCTGTCCGTCAACAAGATCTTCACCGACAAGATCATGGAGGTGATCAACCCCGAGGAGGACTTCGTGTGGGTGCACGACTACCATCTCATGCTCCTGCCCACCTTCCTGCGCAAGAAATTCAACCGGGTCAGGCTGGGATTCTTCCTGCACAGCCCGTTCCCATCATCGGagatctacaagaccctgccggtGCGCGAGGAGGTGCTCCGGGCGCTGCTGAATGCCGACTTGATTGGCTTCCACACATTTGACTATGCCAGGCATTTCCTCTCATGCTGCAGCAGGATGCTGGGAATGAAATACGAGTCGCAGAGGGGATACATTGGACTGGAATATTATGGACGGACTGTCACTGTCAAGATACTGCCGGTGGGGATACATTTGACGCAGCTGCAGGCAGTGCTCAACCTCCCGGAGACCGGGCTCAAGGTCGCCGAGCTTATGAAGGAGTTCCCTGATCCTCACCGCATCATGATGCTTGGTGTGGATGACATGGACATATTTAAAGGCATCAGTCTGAAGCTTTTGGCATTTGAGGAGCTCTTGACGCAGCATCCAGAGTATCGAGGAAAGGTGGTGCTGGTACAGATTGCCAATCCGGCTAGGGGGAAGGGAAAGGATGTCAAGGAGGTACAGGATGAGAGCTATGCCATGGTGAAGCGCATCAATGAGGCATTTGGGCAGCCAGATTACCAGCCAGTCATATTGATCGACAGGCCGCTGCACttctatgagaggatggcatactATGTTGTTGCTGACTGCTGCTTGGTGACCGCGGTGAGGGATGGCATGAATCTTATACCATATGAGTACATCATTGCTAGGCAGGGGAATGAGAAGATTGACAGGATCCTGGGTCTCAGCCCTTTCACAAGGAAGAAGAGCATGCTTGTCGTGTCGGAATTCATTGGCTGCTCACCCTCCCTGAGTGGCGCAATTCGGGTGAACCCTTGGAACATTGAGTCGGTGGCCGAGGCAATGGACAAGGCCTTGCACACAGGTGAAGGTGAGCAGGCGCTGAGGCACGAGAAGCATCACAAATTTGTGAGCACACATGATGTCGGATACTGGGCAAACAGCTTCCTGCAGGATCTGGCGAGGACTTGCCAAGACCATAACAAGAGGCGCTGCTGGGCCATAGGATTTGGGCTAAGGTTCAGGGTTGTGGCCCTTGATACGAGCTTCAAGAAGCTCGCGGCTGAGCATCTTGTCTCAGCCTACCGGAAGGCAACCACGCGCGCCATTCTCTTGGACTATGATGGTACGCTGATGCCTCAGTCATTGTTTGGTAAGATGCCGAGCCCCGAAACAATAGACATGTTGAACAGCCTTTGTCGCGATGAGAAGAACATGGTCTTAATCGCAAGCACAAAGACCCGGGAGACCTTAAGTGAATGGTTCTCAGCATGTGAGGACCTAGGCCTTGCTGCTGAGCATGGCTACTTCATCAG GCTGGAACGAGATGCAGAATGGGAGACATGCGGCCTGTCAACAGACTTCAGCTGGAAGCAAATCGTGGAGCCGGTGATGAAGACCTACACCGAGACAACGGACGGGTCGATCATCGAGGACAAGGAGACAGCAATAGTGTGGTGCTACGAGGACGCGGACCATGATTTTGGATCTTGCCAGGCCAAGGAGCTCCATGATCACCTGGAGAGTGTCCTCTCTAACGAGCCGGTATCAGTCAAAGCTGACCTGCACTATGTTGAGGTGAAGCCACAG GGTGTGAGCAAGGGCCTGGTGGCGAAGCGGATGCTGTCGACAATGCAGGAGCTGGGGCTCCAGCCCGACTTCATCCTCTGCGTCGGGGACGACCGCTCCGACGAGGACATGTTCGAGGTGATCACCACCGCGGTGGACGGCCCCTACCTGAGCCCTTCCGCGACGGTCTTCGCCTGCACCATCGGCCAAAAGCCCAGCAAGGCCAAGTACTACCTGGATGAGCCCGCCGACATCAAGCGCATGATCCGGGCCCTCGCGAGCGTCTCTGACCAGGAGCTGGCGATGGAGGAGGGCGAAGACCCTCCTTACCCTTTCCTCGCCGGCGACGGCACCAGCAGCGACGACACCTGGCTGGACTGA
- the LOC123103685 gene encoding protein trichome birefringence-like 14 — protein sequence MKGGVLHRLLVNKLCLGLLLVLLVVPIVILLLGTTPEQLKVLSQGFLQQHELEHIGGNVSALVEPAGPAYNDDTHTSITRRNKWNKDCNYAKGKWVADEKRPLYSGNECKQWLSKMWACRMMQRTDFFYESYRWQPHGCEMPEFSGPNLLSRLRHKTLAFVGDSLGRQQFQSIMCIATSGKYSPDVEDVGWKYGLVKAPGALRPDGWAYRFPETNTTILYYWSASLSELEPLNTTKSVTSYALHLDRPVTFLKKYFHGFDVLVLNTGHHWNRGKFNGNHWELYANGEPVGKGRLADLNRAKNLTLYSIARWVDSELASRPQMKAFLRTMSPRHFVNGDWNTGGSCGNSVPFSNGSEVLQDHSSDLPAEFAVNGTQVKLLDITAISQLRDEGHISNRTFRAPTGIHDCLHWCLPGIPDMWNELLFAQI from the exons ATGAAAGGCGGTGTTCTGCATAGGCTCCTTGTCAACAAGCTATGCTTGGGCCTTCTGTTAGTTCTCCTCGTTGTGCCGATTGTCATTTTGTTGCTGGGCACAACTCCAGAACAGCTGAAAGTTCTCTCCCAAG GTTTCCTACAGCAGCATGAACTGGAACATATTGGGGGTAATGTATCAGCTCTAGTTGAGCCTGCAGGTCCAGCTTATAACGACGACACTCACACGAGTATAACCAGACGGAACAAATGGAACAAAG ATTGTAACTATGCAAAGGGTAAGTGGGTAGCAGATGAGAAACGGCCACTCTATTCAGGTAATGAGTGCAAGCAATGGCTGTCAAAAATGTGGGCTTGTCGAATGATGCAACGCACGGATTTCTTCTATGAGAGTTACCGGTGGCAGCCGCACGGTTGTGAGATGCCTGAGTTTTCAGGGCCTAACTTGTTGAGCAG GCTGAGGCATAAAACTCTTGCTTTTGTGGGTGATTCCCTCGGGAGACAGCAATTTCAGTCCATCATGTGTATAGCAACAAGTGGTAAATACAGCCCAGATGTTGAAGATGTTGGTTGGAAATATGGCCTTGTCAAAGCTCCAGGTGCTTTAAGACCTGATGGGTGGGCTTATCGATTTCCAGAGACTAACACCACTATCCTTTACTACTGGTCTGCTAGCCTATCTGAATTGGAACCTTTGAACACAACAAAATCAGTAACTAGCTATGCGTTGCATCTTGATCGGCCTGTAACATTCCTGAAGAAGTATTTCCATGGTTTTGATGTTCTAGTACTTAACACAGGTCATCACTGGAACAGAGGGAAATTCAATGGAAATCACTGGGAATTGTATGCCAATGGGGAGCCTGTAGGGAAAGGTAGACTTGCAGATCTCAACCGTGCAAAGAATCTTACACTGTATAGCATTGCCAGGTGGGTGGATTCAGAACTCGCAAGCCGTCCTCAGATGAAAGCTTTTCTGAGGACAATGTCACCGAGGCATTTTGTAAATGGCGATTGGAACACTGGTGGAAGTTGTGGTAATAGCGTTCCCTTTTCTAATGGAAGCGAGGTCTTGCAGGATCATTCAAGTGACTTGCCTGCAGAGTTTGCTGTAAATGGAACTCAGGTTAAGCTTTTGGATATTACTGCTATCTCACAACTACGAGATGAGGGGCATATCTCAAATCGTACTTTCAGAGCTCCAACAGGCATTCATGATTGCTTGCACTGGTGCCTTCCTGGTATACCAGATATGTGGAATGAGCTCCTCTTTGCACAGATTTAG